The genomic segment GGCGTACAGCCGACCGCGATGTCGCTCCTCGTCGACGAGAAGTTCGGCGAGTCCGGCGTCGGCGAGCTGGCGAACGGCGCGGGAGGCCGAGGAGGTAGTCGTATCGGTCCGGTCGCCGAGGTCGCCTGGTGTCCCCGGACGGTCGGCGAGGGCGCGACAGACGGCGACTCGGTGCGTCGAGGCGATGAGGCAGCCGACGTGGTCCCAAGTCTGGTCGGAAGGCATGATTATCGGTCGGCCGCGAACCGTCACCTGAAACGACTAACAGAGACTGCCGCCAAAACCGATTCAGAAAACGTCTCAGATAAGGTCCAGGTACAACTTGCGGACTGAACTTCGCAAGCCCGCTCTCAGTTGTTCAGATGTTTGTTCTGGAAGAACGGCATTAGCATGATACCGAACACCACCGGAATCTCTTTCTTGTAGATTCCGAACTCTTCTCCGTTCGGGCTAGAACCGGCCCAGGTTACATCTTCTGAAACGACGTAGCGGTCATCTTCTTCGAAGATGTAACCGTAGGTGTCTCCCTTTGGACCGGCGCCAGCCCAAGTGATATCTTCTGAAACGATGTAGTAACCCTCCTCTTCTTCGAA from the Halogeometricum rufum genome contains:
- a CDS encoding MarR family winged helix-turn-helix transcriptional regulator codes for the protein MPSDQTWDHVGCLIASTHRVAVCRALADRPGTPGDLGDRTDTTTSSASRAVRQLADAGLAELLVDEERHRGRLYALTDSGRAAYDRAVENDLIDPLCDRPTNP